The Nocardia arthritidis genome has a window encoding:
- a CDS encoding YbaB/EbfC family nucleoid-associated protein gives MAEEVTEAMVADLLENVAENIVAVRRFHDQRTQLIAEGTAARNRVTVVVNADGHIIETRFGPNYTDLSRSELGKAVTEAAHRAIEEVRRKTMELMEPIQQRHDRLPKIGELFPGMPDLSEVLSRPAASLAPPSERQPLDAEARPDAARPAAERPSADGTSDIFDRGW, from the coding sequence ATGGCTGAAGAGGTCACCGAGGCGATGGTGGCGGACCTGCTCGAAAACGTCGCCGAGAACATTGTCGCGGTGCGGCGCTTCCACGATCAGCGGACCCAGCTCATCGCTGAAGGCACGGCGGCGCGCAATCGGGTGACGGTGGTGGTCAACGCGGACGGCCACATCATCGAGACCAGGTTCGGCCCGAACTACACCGATCTGAGCCGTTCCGAACTGGGCAAGGCCGTCACCGAGGCCGCGCATCGGGCCATCGAGGAAGTCCGCAGGAAGACAATGGAATTGATGGAACCGATCCAGCAGCGGCACGATCGGTTGCCGAAGATCGGCGAGCTGTTCCCCGGTATGCCGGATCTTTCCGAGGTGCTGAGCAGGCCCGCGGCCTCGCTCGCCCCGCCGAGCGAGCGGCAGCCGCTCGACGCCGAAGCGCGACCGGATGCGGCCCGTCCCGCGGCCGAACGTCCCTCCGCCGACGGAACTTCCGACATCTTCGATCGCGGCTGGTAG
- a CDS encoding YbaB/EbfC family DNA-binding protein, with protein MTNEYPKSEMAAVIEDFEAEMVEIARIGAERARIIGRASVRGRRIGVAVNADGTIIEIEFASGIEDLSYGEIAKGVTEAAQRAQEDAARQAGELMAPLLARRSRLPKLSDLVDGMPDLTNRIPRPPLASTAPPGAPEREESTTAGDFPQTDRGVTETGW; from the coding sequence ATGACGAACGAGTACCCGAAGTCCGAGATGGCGGCGGTGATCGAGGATTTCGAGGCCGAGATGGTGGAGATCGCGCGTATCGGTGCGGAGCGTGCGCGGATTATCGGTCGGGCGTCGGTGCGGGGTAGGCGGATCGGCGTGGCGGTGAACGCTGACGGCACCATCATCGAGATCGAATTCGCTTCGGGTATCGAGGATTTGAGCTATGGCGAGATCGCGAAGGGTGTGACGGAAGCGGCTCAGCGCGCGCAGGAGGATGCGGCGCGGCAGGCGGGGGAGTTGATGGCGCCGTTGCTGGCCAGGCGGTCTCGGCTGCCGAAGTTGTCGGATCTGGTCGATGGCATGCCGGATCTCACGAACCGGATCCCGCGGCCGCCGCTGGCGTCGACGGCGCCGCCCGGCGCACCGGAACGCGAAGAGTCCACCACCGCAGGCGATTTCCCGCAAACAGACCGGGGCGTCACCGAAACGGGCTGGTGA
- a CDS encoding response regulator transcription factor, whose protein sequence is MRLAVVEDDEGMGEALVAALTARGYQVERHRRGADLLASHRRFDAVILDLGLPDIDGLEVLRRLREVSSVPVVILTARSGESSVVNGLRSGADDYLIKPPRIAELVARLETVTRRAVPPGRTPMDVVTGDVRVDLVARQVLVADRVITLTHKEFQLVRILVERPGTAVSRQALMDRIWGDSSPAVSRALDVHMAGLRAKLDRPGLIITIRGFGYRWET, encoded by the coding sequence GTGCGGCTTGCGGTTGTCGAAGATGATGAGGGTATGGGCGAAGCGCTGGTAGCCGCGCTCACTGCCCGCGGCTACCAGGTCGAACGCCACCGTCGCGGCGCCGACCTGCTCGCCTCGCACCGCCGGTTCGATGCGGTGATCCTCGATCTCGGGCTGCCGGATATCGACGGGCTGGAGGTGCTCCGGCGTTTGCGGGAAGTAAGCTCCGTGCCCGTCGTCATCCTCACCGCACGCAGCGGCGAGAGTTCGGTGGTGAACGGGCTGCGCAGCGGGGCCGACGATTACCTGATCAAACCGCCGCGCATCGCCGAACTGGTCGCGCGACTGGAGACGGTCACCCGCCGCGCCGTCCCACCCGGCAGGACGCCGATGGACGTGGTCACCGGTGACGTGCGGGTGGATCTGGTCGCCCGCCAGGTGCTGGTGGCCGACCGGGTGATCACCTTGACGCACAAGGAATTCCAGCTGGTGCGCATCCTGGTGGAGCGGCCGGGCACCGCGGTGAGCCGTCAGGCGTTGATGGACCGCATCTGGGGCGACTCCTCACCGGCGGTATCCCGCGCACTCGATGTGCACATGGCCGGGCTGCGCGCCAAACTCGATCGGCCCGGCCTGATCATCACCATCCGCGGCTTCGGCTACCGGTGGGAGACCTGA
- a CDS encoding MFS transporter, whose translation MTTTQVVGERRVVGNVLRGSLGNLAEWYDWYVYTAFAVYFSQTFFPKGDSTAQLLNSAAVFAVGFLMRPIGGWALGRYADRFGRRSALTLSVTVMAAGSLLIALTPGYQTIGLAAPALLVLARLLQGLSLGGEYATSATYLSEVASPGKRGFYSSFQYVTLVAGQLVALGVQIILQHIFTDPQMNNWGWRIPFVIGAGGALLIMWLRRGMDESEQYRVEEKLAGLSGPEAIDVIAKEVARKRAARGSLRLLAQYPRECLIVAGLTLGGTVAFYTYTTYMQKFMINTAHISKPTAAWINFIALAVFVVFQPLAGMLSDRIGRRRLLIFFGVAGTLLTVPIMSVLAHTKNPVAAWALMMVLLVVVTGYTSINAIVKAELFPTKIRALGVGLPYALVVAIFGGTVETVALWLKQHHHESLFYWYVAGCIVISLIIYVFMRETSHESPLDLETEERVAA comes from the coding sequence ATGACTACGACACAGGTCGTAGGCGAGCGCCGAGTAGTCGGCAACGTCCTGCGAGGCTCACTCGGCAACCTCGCCGAGTGGTACGACTGGTATGTCTACACCGCGTTCGCGGTTTATTTTTCCCAAACCTTTTTCCCCAAAGGCGATTCCACCGCTCAGCTACTGAATTCCGCCGCGGTTTTCGCGGTGGGCTTCCTGATGCGGCCGATCGGCGGCTGGGCGCTCGGGCGCTACGCCGACCGGTTCGGCCGCCGCTCCGCGCTCACGCTGTCGGTGACGGTGATGGCGGCGGGCTCGCTGCTGATCGCCCTGACACCGGGATATCAGACGATCGGGCTCGCCGCACCCGCGCTGCTGGTGCTGGCGCGGCTGCTGCAGGGCCTCTCGCTCGGCGGCGAATACGCAACCAGCGCAACGTATTTGTCCGAGGTGGCGTCGCCGGGTAAGCGCGGGTTCTACTCCAGCTTCCAGTACGTGACGTTGGTCGCGGGTCAGCTTGTCGCGCTCGGTGTGCAAATCATATTGCAGCACATCTTCACCGATCCGCAGATGAACAACTGGGGCTGGCGGATTCCGTTCGTGATCGGCGCGGGCGGCGCCCTGCTGATCATGTGGTTGCGGCGCGGCATGGACGAATCCGAGCAGTACCGGGTCGAGGAGAAGCTGGCCGGACTGTCCGGCCCCGAGGCGATCGACGTGATCGCCAAGGAGGTCGCGCGCAAGCGGGCGGCTCGCGGTTCGCTGCGGCTGCTCGCCCAATATCCGCGCGAATGCCTGATCGTCGCGGGCCTGACGCTCGGCGGCACCGTCGCCTTCTACACGTACACGACGTACATGCAGAAGTTCATGATCAATACCGCGCATATCTCCAAGCCGACCGCTGCCTGGATCAACTTCATCGCGCTCGCGGTGTTCGTGGTGTTCCAGCCGTTGGCGGGCATGCTGTCCGACCGGATCGGGCGGCGCAGGCTGCTCATCTTCTTCGGCGTTGCCGGAACGTTGCTCACGGTGCCGATCATGTCCGTGCTCGCGCACACCAAGAATCCGGTGGCGGCATGGGCACTGATGATGGTGCTCCTGGTCGTCGTCACCGGCTACACCTCGATCAACGCGATCGTGAAGGCCGAACTGTTCCCCACCAAGATCCGCGCGCTCGGCGTCGGCCTGCCCTACGCGCTGGTCGTCGCGATCTTCGGCGGCACGGTGGAGACGGTCGCGCTGTGGCTCAAACAGCACCATCACGAATCGCTGTTCTACTGGTACGTCGCGGGCTGCATCGTGATCTCGCTGATCATCTACGTATTCATGCGCGAAACCTCGCACGAGTCCCCGCTCGACCTGGAGACCGAGGAGCGGGTCGCGGCGTGA
- a CDS encoding YbaB/EbfC family nucleoid-associated protein — MTSDFGRLDTAAVLEQVQEQMRQIARVQRERVQLTASATVRKRVTVTVNADGMIIETKFAPGIEDLSFGEIAKAVTAAAQQATAEVARKGQELMAPLQERRSRLPKLSDLLEDMPDLDALRPEAPPVPTTPPHAEVEEPEGAPMEFDDVDTTFRTRADDRGVTDSGW, encoded by the coding sequence ATGACGAGCGATTTCGGCAGGTTGGATACGGCCGCGGTGCTGGAGCAGGTGCAGGAGCAGATGCGCCAGATCGCGCGGGTGCAGCGGGAGCGGGTCCAGCTCACCGCGAGTGCGACGGTGCGTAAGCGGGTCACGGTTACGGTGAATGCGGACGGCATGATCATCGAAACCAAATTCGCCCCCGGTATCGAGGATTTGAGCTTCGGTGAGATCGCCAAGGCGGTGACGGCGGCGGCGCAGCAGGCGACGGCCGAGGTCGCGCGGAAGGGGCAGGAGCTGATGGCCCCGCTGCAGGAGCGGCGGTCCCGGCTGCCGAAGCTGTCGGATCTGCTCGAGGATATGCCTGATCTGGATGCGCTGCGGCCGGAGGCGCCGCCGGTGCCGACGACGCCGCCGCACGCGGAGGTCGAGGAGCCCGAGGGTGCGCCAATGGAATTCGACGATGTCGATACCACCTTCCGTACCCGGGCGGATGACCGCGGAGTCACCGATTCCGGCTGGTAG